The Methanobacterium sp. genome includes the window AGCATCAGGATCTAATTTTTCTTTATAACGATGCTCTAAAAGTTGTGTAAAACTTGAAATAGTCCTTAAAGGCTCCTGAAGGTCGTGAGAAGCAACATAAGCAAACTGCTGCAATTCTTCATTGGAACGCTTTAATTCTTCTTCTAATCTTTTTCGCTGGTTAATATCAACAACTGCCACTTTAATCTGGATTTCAAAGTCACGCTGCGGCAGTAATTCAACATGAGCATGAAAAATAATACCATTTCTTCGGATAAGCTCCATTTCAAATACTTGTTTCTCCATTGCCTTAAGGGCATGTTTTAAATGATATTGAAACGATTTTGAGTATTTTGGCGCTACATACCATGCAAACAGGGTTTTAATTAAGCTGTCCTTTGTAAAACCTAATAAATCTGCACCAGTAGTATTTACTTCAGTGATGGTACTTTTTAAATCAAGTGTAAAATATCCAACAGGGGCAAAATTGTAAAGATCATAGTATTTCTCGTGCAATTTTTCCAGTTCCCTTCTTGAAGCTCTGAGTTCTTCATTCTGCATTTCAAGTTCGATCTGGTGCACTTCCAGTTCATGAATAAGCGCTTCAACATCTTCTGGAAGTTCGGGTAAAGTATTTATTTTTTCATGTAATCTTTTTTCTGCAGCTAAGCGTAGTTTTTCTTTTTTGTTCATTATTACATTTCCCCCCCCCCAATACTTAGAATTAACTTCATTTGGACATATCATTAATATTAAAGAATTTAATAGTATTTTTTTTTAATTTATTTAAAATAGGATATAGTTTCTTATTTCACTCAATCATGCATTTTTACTTATTTCTTTGATATTCTGGTTTATCAGTTACATCTTCAATTGCAAGAAGTATGAATCCTTTTCCTATGGTTTTGCCACATATCTGTTTTTCCTGGAGTTTTTGACCATTTAAAAGCATCTTTTTATGGCCTACTTTTGGGAAGTCGTGTTCAACTTCGAAATTTTTAAATTCCTTGTTTTCAGGGAGTATTTTTTCCAGTAAATGTCTGAGCTTTGGAATGTCCCACTGGTTATCCCCAAGTTTGTAGAATAATTTTCCTTCAGTTGATTCTTCTTTAACTTCAAATTTATCATAAAATGACTTATTCACTGATATAACCTTTAATTCATTATCTAATACTACAAAAGGCTCATGTACAGTATCTATAATATTTTTTACATACTCTAATTGACTTGCAAGCTTTTGTACTTCTTTCTGCTCGCTAATATCCATAAAAGTAATTACAGCTCCATCAATAATGTTATCTAAGGTTTTATAAGGTATTATTCGTACAAGGTACCATTTTCCGTCCTTTGTACGCACTTCTTCTTCTTTATAAATCACCCGGTCCATTACCTCTTTTATGTCATTGATCATGTTTTCATATTCTAAATTAGATACAATATCTTCAAGGGGCCGATCCACATCTGTTGGGATTAAATTAATTAAGTTTGTTGCCTCTTTGGTGTAACGCTTTATTTTAACGTCTTTATTCACGAATATGGTTGGGATTTCAATGCTGTTTAGGAGGTTGTTCATATCATCGTTGACTTCTGAAAGCTGGTCAACTTTGTTTTGAAGTTCTGTGTTTACGGTGAGCAGCTCTTCATTTAATGACTGTAATTCTTCTTTAGATGTTTCTAATTCTTCAT containing:
- a CDS encoding ATP-binding protein; protein product: MNKKEKLRLAAEKRLHEKINTLPELPEDVEALIHELEVHQIELEMQNEELRASRRELEKLHEKYYDLYNFAPVGYFTLDLKSTITEVNTTGADLLGFTKDSLIKTLFAWYVAPKYSKSFQYHLKHALKAMEKQVFEMELIRRNGIIFHAHVELLPQRDFEIQIKVAVVDINQRKRLEEELKRSNEELQQFAYVASHDLQEPLRTISSFTQLLEHRYKEKLDPDADEFIGYVVEAAQRMQQMILDLLEYSRIMTKGSEFKEIDANEALDTALFYLKGAIEECDVEVTHDKLPEITADQSQLTTVFQNLISNAIKFKKPNESPKIHVSSRKDEEKKEYVFSVQDNGIGMEPQYVERIFTIFQRLHTLDEYKGTGIGLSIVKRIIERHNGHVWVESELGKGSTFYFTIPFIQHPGGDIVE